ACATTGCCCTTGTATAGTGGTGGAACGATGACTTTTACGCTTCCACCATCCATAGGAAATGCAATCTGCTTTCTATAGAAACTGTTTATCGTCTTTGCAATTCTTTCTGCCATTATGAAGCTTGGACTTTTTAAAGCAAGAACGAAGCTATCCTTTGAGTTTATGTCAACATTTACTTGATTTTCAACTATTGCTCCATTTGGAATTCTGCCAACTGTTGGGTGGTTTTTTCTTACTTTTGTTCCACCACCACTTGCATTATATCCACCTATGGATATGGGTCCTTGAGCAACTGCATATACTTTGCCATCAGGGCCTAAAAGTGGTGTCATTATAAGTGTTCCACCCTGAAGGCTTTTTGCATCACCTATAGAAGATACCGTAACATCAATCGTATCTCCCTGTTTTGCGAATGGTGGTAGGTTTGCTGTAACCATAACGGCTGCTATGTTTTTTACCTGAAGATTTTGGGTTGCACTTGCCGGTAGGGTTATGCCGAATCTTTTTAGGGCATTTACTATTGATTGAATGGTAAATGATGCGCTTGAGCTGTCTCCTGTTCCTGCCAATCCAACAACAAGTCCATAACCAACAAGTTGATTGTATCTCACACCGACAACATCGGTTAAATCCCTTATCTTTACTTCAAATGCTAATGCAGATGGCATTAGTATCGCAACCATAAGAATTGTTAAAACTGTTTTCTTTAGCATCTTTTCTCTCTCCCTTAGAATGGTCTTATAAGCTGCCACAGTTTTGCAAGCCACCCTTCGTTTCTTGTTGAACTTACTATGCCTTTGCCGTTGTAGAATATTTTGGCATCAGATATGTATTGGGAGTCTATTGTGTTGTCTGATGATATCTGATACTCATCAACAATACCTGTTATAATAAGCGTATTCTCTTCACCATTTGTGTAAATTTGTTTTTCTCCTCTTATGAAGAGTTTGTGGTTAGGAAGAACTTTGATAACCCTTGCTGTTATTGTTGCTGTAAGTTTATTGTTTACTTTGTTTTCACCACTTCCTGCATAGCTGCTTGAAGATGATGTATCCCAAAGTCCACCTTCGCCCGTTGTTAGGTGAAGTCTTGGCAGAATTTTTGTCTGGAATCCAAGAATGTTGTTTAAACCGCTTGAAGCTGATGACTCTCTTGAAGTTTTTACATCAGAGCTATATGCACTTGCTGCTTCTTCGCTAACAACTATAGTCAAGATGTCTCCAACATGTCTTGCCTTTATGTCTGAAAAGAGATTGTCTGAAGTGTTGTTCCACAAAGAGCCTTCATGATGAACAGGCTGCTGATATACTGCTGGTTGCTCTTTTACATACTCTGGCATCATTGCATATCTTCTTTCAACGCTTGATGTCGTGCATCCGTATGTTAAAACCAAAGCCAAAGTAGGAATGAGCCATTTTTTCATCTTTTGCCCTCCATAGTCATTCTGTATGAGTTTTAGCAAAACCCGTTCCTAAAAAGGCAGGCTAAATCATCTTCTTTACTATGGATATCGCTTCTTCTTTGCTTTTTAGGGCGTTTGCTATTTGTAGTTTTTTGATGTTTGTTAGGATGGGTTTGAGTTTTTTCTTATCGAGTGTTGGGTATAGGTTTAGTATCTCTTCGGCTGATAGGATGGGTTTCTCTTTTAGTTTTTTCTCTATGGAATAATAATAGTTTGCCATCTCTTGTAAGAACATTATATAAACTTCCCTTTTTGACGCGCTTATTTTGCCTTTTGCAAGTGTATCTGCAAGTGCGAATATGAGCAAGTCTATACCATTTTCACCGTAATTAACGAAGAAATCTGCTTTGTTTAGTTCTTCCAACTCGTTTAAACTCCATGCTTTGTATAGGTTTGCCGGTTCTATGTGTTTTTCTATAAAGAACTTTGTCAATTTTGCTATTTTCTTTCCGAATGGGTATATCTCTGCGTATTTTTCGAAGAGCTTGGCGCTCTCTATCTCGTGCATCGGGAATTTTGCATCACCGTCAACAACAATTTTACAGAATGGTTTTCCAGCATCGTGGAACAGGGCTGCAAGCTTAAAGGCAACAAGCAGAATATCTTTTTCCATTGTGTAATGTATAAGATACTTTTTGAAAGCTTTGCCAAGCACCCTTTCGAGTCTATTTAAAGCCCATTCTATATAGTTATAGACACTTAATGAGTGTGTTTTTACATCGTATAGATGCCTTGAACTTTGGATACACGCATTTGTAAGAACAAGGTCGTCAAACAGTGTATCTATCACGCCGACCCTATCCATAATCAAAAGATAGGTAAATGTTTCATTCAAAAGGAAGAATAGCTTTAGCTCTTCGGTTATTCTTTCTGGAGATATTTTTTTAAGGAGCTTAACTTTATCTCTAAAGAGAGTAATTGTCTCTGCTTCTATGTCAAATCTGAATGTTGCTGCAAGTCTAAATCCGCGCAGTATCCTTAAAGGGTCGTCATCTATGGCTCTGTCTGTATTTATTCGGATTATGCCCTTTTTTAAATCCTTTCGGCCGTTTAATGGGTCTATCAGTTTTAAAGAATCTAAATCGACAGCCATTGAGTTTATTGTGAAGTCTCTCTTTTTTAGGTCTTCTTCTATGGTTTGGGCTCTTGGTTCGGATAGGTCTATCGTTTTTGCTCTGCAAAAAACCCTGTAAGTTTTGAGTTTTTTCTCATACAGAATGTATTTGCACAAGAATCGAGATGAGACTTCTTTGGCTAATCTTTTTAAATCCCCAAAAATGACAAAATCGTAATCGTTTGCCTGTCTGTTTAAAAATATGTCCCTTATTGCACCGCCAACTAAGTATATTTTGCTGTTGAGTTTAGAAGCTGTAAGATACAGCTGCTCTATGTAAGGGTCTTCCCTTATGTTTTCCATAGCCAGATTATATAAAAATTTTTTAAAAAGTTAAGTAAAATTTACTCTTTCTGAGATATGCTTCTTAGCAGGTCTAAAGGTATAGGTAGAATTGTCGTTGTGTTGTTTTTGGCTGATATCTCATTTAGGGTTTGTAAATATCTAAGCTGCAGGGCTTGTGGGTATTCTGAGATAATTTGGGCTGCTTCTTTTAGTTTTTGTGCTGCCTGATACTCACCTTCTGCACTGATTATTTTTGCTCTCCTATCTCTTTCTGCTTCTGCCTGTCTTGCCATTGCACGCTGCATATCCTGTGGTAAGTCTATCTGCTTTAGCTCAACGAGTGTGACTTTGACGCCCCAGCTGTCTGAGTGTTTATCCAAGATTGACTGTATCTCTGCATTTACATGCTCCCTTTCGGATAGAAGCCTGTCAAGTTCCATCTGACCGCATACGCTTCTGAGTGTCGTTTGGGCGAGCTGTTCGATTGCATAGAAATAGTTATTTACCTGAATGACGCTTTTTACCGGGTCTATAACCTTAAAATATACAACTGCACTGATTTTTATCGTTACATTATCCTTTGTTATTACATCCTGTGGTTGTATCTCGACAGTTATAAGTCTTAGGTTAACCTTTATCATCGTGTCGATGATAGGCCATAAGAAGAATATGCCAGGCCCTTTTGCTCCTATGACGCGGCCGAGTCTGAATATTACGGCTCTCTCATACTCCTTTACTATTCTTATTGATGTCAAAAAAATGACGAGCACTATCGCGACGATTACAAATGTAAACATCTTTTATTCTCCTTTCTTTACTGTTAATTTTAAAGAGTTCTGTTCGATTACCCTTATTCTTTCGCCCTTTTTTATCTCTTCATCTGAAGTTGCTTCCCATATCTCACCGTCTATCTCAACCTGGCCGTATCTGTTGGGTTTTATTGTCTTTGTGCAGATGCCTATCTTATCAACCATTGGTTTGTCTGATATGATGGGTTTTTGTTTGTGGGCTTTGTATGCAAGAATTATGACGACTATGCTTAGGATAAAAAGAACAATGAATGTTGGGATTGTGATTTTCAAAAATAGTGGCGGTATGTTGAGCTTCATAATAAATATTAAAGCCAAAGCCATGAAGAAAGAGACAAGGCCGGCAAATGCCGATATACCGCCGGTTGTTAGTATAAACTCAACCAAAACCAGTATGATTGAAAGAAGTAGTAATACTTCAACAAACGAACACATCTTTTACATTATATTAATTTTTTACATTCAAGCAAAAACTATTTGACTTTACAGGAAGCTTTTGAAAAATTATTGCTGCTATGGTTGAAGTGAGCGTTGAAGGTAAAGTATTTAAGTTTGATACACCTATCTCTGTTGGCAAGATTTTGAAGAAGTTGGGTTTTTTACCGATGGAAGTGCTTGTTATAGATAACGATAAACTGCTTACCCGAGATGTGGTGTTAAGGGAAGATAAAAAGATAACGATTAAGGTGGTCTATTCTAAGGGATGAAGTGCACAAGGTGTAAAAAAGAAGCCGAAGTCGAACTGAAGAGTCATAACGCAGCATTCTGCAGAGACTGTTTTCTTGAGTTTTTTTACAGGCAGATTACAAAGGGCATAAAGCAGTTTAAGATGTTCTCAAAGAAGGATAGGCTTCTTGTTGCTGTATCGGGTGGCAAGGATTCGATGGCACTTTGGGATGCTTTAATTGAGCTTGGTTATAATGTTGAAGGCCTGTTTATAAACTTGGGTATTGATAAATTTAGCGATGCAGCTGAAGAAAAGGTTAAAGCATTTGCCAGCTCGAAGGGTGTAAAGCTCAATATTGTCGATTTGAAAAAGGAAGGGATACCGATACCCGAAGTTGTCAAAAAGACAAGAAAGGTGCCTTGTGCTATATGTGGTCAGATTAAGCGTTATTATTTTAATAAAGTTGGTTTAGATGGTGGGTTTGATGTTTTGATAACAGGCCACAATTTAGACGATGAGACAAGCAGGCTCTTTTCAAATACGCTGCATTGGAAGATTGAGTATCTGCAAGACCAAAAACCCTTACTTCCAAGTGAGAATGGTCTATTGAGGAAGGCAAAGCCAATGTGGAGATTGACAGAGTTTGAAACTGCCGTTTATGCTTTTTTTAGAAAGATAGATTATCTTGAGATGAGTTGTCCGTTTAGCAAGGGTGCAACATTTAGCCAGTATAAAAGGCATCTTAATGCCATAGAGTATGAGTCGCCAGGAACAAAGATAGACTTTTATCAGAGTTTTTTTAAAAATATGTTGCCGATTTTGGAAGAGAAGAGAGAAAAAGTGGTGAATTTCTGTAAAAATTGCGGTTATCCTACATTTGGTGAACTTTGCACGGTTTGCAGATTGAAGATGCTGTAGATGTTTTACTATTATGTCCTTTTTCCTTTGGCTATAAATGGTGGATTTGTATATGAGTCTAAACAAGAGATAGAGCTCGGCAGAAGGGTTGTTGTTGATTTTAAATCAAAGAAGCGTATCGGTATCGTATGGAAGGAGAGCCAAAAACCCGAATATGAGACAAAAGAGATTCTTAGTCTGCTCGATGATAGGGCGATTTTGAACGAAGAATTCATTGAGACGCTTAAGTTTTTCTCATTTTACTATTTAAGCTATGAAGGTTTGCTTCTTAGAAGTTCGCTTCCGAAAAGGATTTTTTCGACATTTGAAGATATTGAGCTTAAAAAAGAGAGTGTTGAAGTTAGTATAAACCCTTCTGCTTTTGAACTTACAGAAGAGCAGAAAAAGATTGTTGAAAGTATAAGTCTTAACAGTTTCAGTGTTAATCTAATTTTTGGTGTTACTGGTTCTGGTAAGACAGAAGTTTATTTAAGGCTTATTGATAAGGTTTTAGAAAGTGGCAAAAAGGCTATAGTTCTTGTGCCTGAGATAGCTTTAACACCGCAGTATATTGAGATTTTTAAAGAGAGATTCGATGAAAGCTTAATAAGTGTTATTCATTCAAGATTGACACCAAGGCAGCGATTTTTAAACTGGATAGAGTTTAATAATTCAAGAAAAAGGATTCTTATAGGCACAAGGTCTGCCGTATTTGTTAATTTTTCCGATGTCGGGATAGTTGTTGTTGATGAAGAGAATGACGAGTCGTATAAACAGGAGAGTGAGCCAACATATAACGCTAAGGATATTGCCATATACAGGGCAAAAAAGCTTAATATTCCTGTTGTGTTGAGTTCAGCAACGCCTTCGGTTGAGAGTTTCTATAAGGCAGAAGAAGGAAAATTTAGGTTATTTAGGCTTACAAAACGGGTGATGGAGTTGGAATTGCCGAAGGTTGAATTTGTTAAGTTGGAAGATAAAGAGATGTTTAGTGATTACACAATTGAAGCTATAAAAGAGACGCTAAAAGAGAACAAAACCGTTGCCGTTTTAGTCAACAGAAGGGGCTTTGCCGAATATATGGTTTGTGAAGATTGTGGTTATGTTTTTTTGTGTCCGAACTGCAGCGTCTCTTTGACATACCACAAAGAAGATAATTCTCTAAGATGCCACTGGTGTGAAGCAAGGTTTGATATTCCTTCTGTTTGTCCTAAATGCGGCTCAGCCAACCTATCTATTCGTGGTGTCGGTTCTGAGAAGGTTGTTGAAGCTTTAAAATCCATTTTTCCAGACAAAACAATAGAGCGTTTCGATAGGGATTCAACTTCCAAAAAAGGTGAATTTGAAAGGATTATAACAGCTTTAAGGGAAGGCAGGATAGATATACTCGTTGGAACTCAGATGCTATCAAAAGGTCATGATATATCTAAAATAGGTCTTGTTGTTGTAGCAGAGCTTGAGTCTTTGTTTGTTATGCCGGATTTTAGGGCAACAGAAAGAGCTTTATCGCTTATTATTCAAACGGCTGGTAGAAGCGGAAGGAGAGAAGCAGGACAGGTTATAATTCAAACAGTATCGGATAGTCCGCCTTTTGAAGAGTATATAAGAAACCACGATTTTGAATCTTTTTTGAAGAGTGAGATTGCAACAAGAAAAGCGTTTCTTTATCCGCCTTTTAGCAGGATTATAAGAATTATTGCAGAGAAGAGAAAAAAGGATGCTGCTTATGAGCTAATCTGCGATGTAAAGTCAAAGATAGAAGGAAAGCTCAATGTTGTTGGCCCAACAAGGTGTCCTATATTTAAGTTGAGAAACAGATACAGGTATCATCTGTTGATAAAGAGTTTCTCTGCTCTTAAGGATATATCCATTCTAAGGGAGATTATTGGTTTTAAAGATGGCATCCATTTTGATGTTGACCCAGTAAATTTTTTTTAATAGAATTAAAAGCTGAAATAAAAATTATTGAAAGCGGGGTGATTTTATTGCCAGGCGTTATCGTCGGTGAGAATGAGAGTTTTGAAGAAGCTCTCAAAAGATTTAAGAAGCAGTGTGAAAGGGCTGGGATTCTCTCTGAGATTAAGAAGAGAGAAAGGTATGAGAAACCCAGTGAGAGAAGGAAGAAGAAACTATTAGCTGCACGCAAGAAGCTTCTTAAACGCCTTAAAATGATGAAGAAAAGGTAGCGCTTAGCTGCCTTTTCTTTTCTTGTCATGAATCATTACCTTTTTAAATACGCAATAGAGAAAAGCAAAAATCTTTTTTTAAATAAGCGCATAAGTTCAATTACCGTTCACACATCTTCGCTTTTTAGTATAGGTTTTAAAGATAGCGACTATTTTCTATTTGCCAATCTTTCGACAAATAACAGTTTTATTTATCCGTTTAAGAATAGGTATGGGAAGAGAAAAAAGGACGAAGTTGCATTTTTTTCGTTTCTGAAGAAGAAACTTGTAGGCTGTAGGCTTTTGAAAATAGAGCAGAGTTTCTCTGAGCGTGTTGCTCGGTTTGTTTTTGAAGATGTGCGTGGCAGTATCGTGAATAGATTTAACTTGATTTTTGAGATAATGGATAGAAATACAAATGCTGTGATTACAAATGATGATGGTATTGTTCTATTTGCCTTTAAATCGACAGATAGGATTCAAGCAAAAAAGGTCTATGAGATGCCTGCTGTTGATATGCCTGATTTACTTAAGGATGATATAGATATACTGCTGAAAAGGTATCGACATGGCGAAGATATTTTGGGTTTTGGTCTTGGATTGAGAAGGCTTGTTAAATCCAAAGAAGAGTTTGTTGAGTTTGTAATAAGATTAAGGGATGCTTTCAAAAAGGGAAGATTTGAACTGTGTAAATACGGCAAAGATGTGTATCCGTTCTGCTTTTTTGAAGGTGGAATAAGGGTTGATGATAATTTTCTGTTTGGTCTATTTGTTTTGAAACCAGAAGAGCAGGAGTTTGGGAATGCTAAGAATAATCTGCTGCGCATTTTAAAAAGGCGATTGAATTCTTTGATTAGGAGACTTAAAAAGATTGACAGAGAGCTGAAAACTGCAGAAGATTTTGATAAATACAGGATATATGCAGAGAATCTGATGGCCAATCCAAACTTGAATGTTAAGTATAAAGATTTTGTTGAAATTAGAGATATATACACCTCTTCTGTTTTTAAGATTCCACTAAACCCTGATTTGGATTTGTTTGAGAATGCTCAACACTATTTTAAAAAGTATAAAAAGGCAAAAAACAGTGTTGAGATAGTCAAAAAGAGAAGAGAAGAGACGCAGATTGAGATAGAGTTTGTTGAGCAGCTTATATTTGACTTGGAAAGGGCTTCGAATTATGATGAGCTTGAAGACGTTAGAAATATAGCGATAGGAGAGAAAATAATAAGGGAGCAGCTGAAGAGAAGAAGGGCTAAGTTTGAACCGTATGAGCATATAAAGGTCGAAGGTTTTGATGCCTATGTGGGAAAGAATGCAAGGGGGAACGATATAGTTGCCTTGAAGCTCTCATCAAAAAACGACTTGTGGTTTCATGCAAAAAATAGACCTTCGGCACACCTTGTGCTAAAGTTACCGTCAAAGTTGAAAGATGTTTCGGATAGTGTTAAAATCGAAGCAGCCAAGCAGGTGGCATGCAGGACAAAGGCTGCAAGTGGAGAGAAGATAGAAGTGGATTATACTTTTGTTAAGAATTTAAGGAAACCTAAGGGTTTTAAAACGGGAATGGTTATCTATACGAACTTTAAAACCATAACGGTGGAGAAAAATGAGTGTAATTGATATAGCGCTTGGCATTTTTATACTTGTTTTGGCAATAAGGGGAATGATAAGAGGTATCGTTAGAGAAGTGTTCGGCCTTGCTGCTTTGATTTTGGGTGTTGTTGCTTCTAATATGTTTGGAAGGAGTTTTGGTCATTACATAGCAACTCATCTTACTGTTACGCCTACCGTTGCTTATGCTTTTGGTTTTTTTGTTATGTTTATTGTGGTTTATCTTGTTCTTCTTCTTGTTGGTTATGTTATCTCTTCAATCCTTAAAAAGATAGAGTTGGGTTGGCTTGATAGACTGCTTGGCCTTGCCTTTGGTTCTGCCAAAGCCTTGTTTTTTATAGCTATTGTGGTGTTTCTGTGCGAGAGTTTTCCGTTTTTGAAGGGCTTTGGAGAGCAGTTTAGGAAGGATTCACAGATTTATGCCTTTGTGAAGGGAAATATCGTTGATAAAACGGATGTTATGAGAGTTATAAACGGTTTAAAAATAAAAGGATTTAAAAGTTCAAAAAGCAACCTTGAGCTTATAGTGGAGGAGAAAGATGCGTAAAGGAAGGGTTCTTGTTCTTCTTATATTTCTTGTTGCTTTGGGATATGCTCTTTATCAATATACGCCTATAATTAAAAAGAATGGGATTTCCGTGATTGTTTATAGTCCAAAGGGCTATTTCTCTGCGAATAAGGAGATAAAAATTCATGTTTCAGATGGAAACGCTGGAATTAAGAGCATCGAAGTTAAGCTTGTTGCTATGAATACGACTATTGAGCTTGCAAAGAAGGAGTTTTCTGACAATTTTGTTAAGGAGTTTGACTTAAATTTTAAGACAAATAAAGTTGTGCCTGAAGGAAGGGCGACATTTGTTGTTATTGTTAAAGATTACAGCAAAAACAACTATCTTAATGGCTTTGAAAAGATTGTTAAGTTTCCTGTTGTTGTGGATTCAACACCACCACAGGTTATTCTTTTGAGTGGAACTGGTAGGATTGCGATAGGTGGAACGGCTTTAGCTGTGTTTTATGCAAAGGATAAAGATTTAAAAAGTGTGTTTTTGGGTGTTAGACATGATGGTAAGTTGGAAAAGTTTAAAGCTTATCCTGCAGAGAACATCTTTGGAAACAGGCATGTCTATATGGCTTTTTTCACATATCCACTTTCAAAACTTAAAGACTATTCAACGGATATCTATGCAGAAGATATGGCTGGCAATTTAACCATTGTTCACATACCGGTTTACTATAGTTCTTGGAAACAGAAGGTTAGCAGGATAAACATAACAGATGCATTTATTAGGGATAAAGTTTTTGCCATCTTACAAAGAGAGAATTTACCATTAAAGGAGAACCTTTTATCTGATTTTCTTTATGTTAACGATGTTGTTAGGGCAAATAATACAAAAAGAATAAGAGAAATATGTTCTCAATCCGTTGATAAGATTTTGTGGAAAGGTAGGTTTGAACAGCTTAGAAATTCAGAAGTTACTGCAACTTTCAATGACAAAAGGATGTATTATTACAAAGGTAAACTTGTTGATATTAAGTATCACAAGGGATATGACCTTGCAAGTATAAGAAATGCAAAAGTTAATGCTGCAAATTCTGGTATTGTTGTTTTTGAAGGATACTTAGGTGTTTATGGCAATGCTATGATAATAGACCATGGTATGGGTGTATTTACTCTTTACGGTCATCTTCAAAGTTTTTTGGCTAAAAAGGGTGAATTTGTAAGAAAAGGACAAATTATAGCAATTACAGACACAACGGGTCTTGCAGGCGGAGATCATTTACATTTCGATGTTCTTGTTGATGGGTATTATGTGAATCCTATAGAATGGTGGGATTCTCATTGGATAAAAACTCATATATTGAGTGTAATTGACGAATCAAAGACCCGTTTATCGCTTATAAATCAGTGATTTAGATGCTTTTTAAAAGGGTTGACCCTACAAAAGACCCTATTTTCAAAAGCATTCTCTTTTTGTCCATACCGATGATATTAGAAATGGTAGCTCAAAATATATTCAATCTTGTCGATATGTATTTTGTGTCCCGTATTGCTTATCAGGCTATTGGTGCTTTGGTTAGCTCAAGTCTTACGATAATGCTTCTGTTTTCTGTATCCGTGGGCATATCGACAGCAACGGGTATGTATGTCGCATCACTCTGGGGGGCAAAGGAGTTTAAAAAAGCGTCTCTCTTTTTCTCTAATGTCATACTGTTTGTGATTCTGTTTGGTGCTTTTTTAAGTATCGTGTTTTATATTTTTCTTTCTGACATAGTAAGATTTGTTGGTCTTGAAGGTTTAACAGCTCAATATGCTAAGGAGTATTTATCAGTAGCAAGTATTGGTTTTATCTTTAATTTTGTCTTTAATTTGAACAATTCAACCCTAAGGTCCATTTCTCTTCCGTCTGTTGTGCTTGGCATTATGATATTGAGTAATCTGTTGAATATTGTTTTAGACCCTTTGTTTATCTTTTATTTTAAGATGGGCATAAAAGGAGCGGCTCTTTCAACAATTGTTTCGGTTATTATTGGCATTGCAATTCAGTTTTTCTATCTGTCTAAGAATAGTTTTTATGTTAAACTTAAAATGAAGGCAAAAGTTATAAAGAAGGTTTTAAAAAAGGGCATCTTTGCATCTTTGCATCTATTGTATAGGATAGGAAGTATGCTTGTTTTGATAAAATTTGTTGGCACTATTTCACAAGAAGCTATCTCGAGTTATTCGGTTGTTATAAGGATATATCAGATACTGCTTTTTATGGTTTTTGGGCTTGCAAACACATCATTTGTTATTGTTGGTCAGAATTACGGAGCAAAAAATTATGACAGAGCAAAGAGTGGTGCTTTCTCTGTTATTCTGTTTGGAATTTTGCTTGTTGGTGGCTTGAATGTTTTGATATATCTGTTTAAAGAGCCGATTTTATCTGTGTTTGTTGAAAACACAGAAGTCAAAAGAATAGCAGAGAGCGTTATGTTCTTTTACTTTATCAGTTATCCATTTGTTGTTGCATCAACTATTGCCGCAAGGTCTTCAATGGCTTTACATGATACGAAAAGACCGAGTATGGTTAATCTTGTAAACTTATGGTTTTTTATGCTGCCGCTTGCC
This genomic stretch from Hippea alviniae EP5-r harbors:
- a CDS encoding M23 family metallopeptidase, coding for MRKGRVLVLLIFLVALGYALYQYTPIIKKNGISVIVYSPKGYFSANKEIKIHVSDGNAGIKSIEVKLVAMNTTIELAKKEFSDNFVKEFDLNFKTNKVVPEGRATFVVIVKDYSKNNYLNGFEKIVKFPVVVDSTPPQVILLSGTGRIAIGGTALAVFYAKDKDLKSVFLGVRHDGKLEKFKAYPAENIFGNRHVYMAFFTYPLSKLKDYSTDIYAEDMAGNLTIVHIPVYYSSWKQKVSRINITDAFIRDKVFAILQRENLPLKENLLSDFLYVNDVVRANNTKRIREICSQSVDKILWKGRFEQLRNSEVTATFNDKRMYYYKGKLVDIKYHKGYDLASIRNAKVNAANSGIVVFEGYLGVYGNAMIIDHGMGVFTLYGHLQSFLAKKGEFVRKGQIIAITDTTGLAGGDHLHFDVLVDGYYVNPIEWWDSHWIKTHILSVIDESKTRLSLINQ
- a CDS encoding MATE family efflux transporter, which translates into the protein MLFKRVDPTKDPIFKSILFLSIPMILEMVAQNIFNLVDMYFVSRIAYQAIGALVSSSLTIMLLFSVSVGISTATGMYVASLWGAKEFKKASLFFSNVILFVILFGAFLSIVFYIFLSDIVRFVGLEGLTAQYAKEYLSVASIGFIFNFVFNLNNSTLRSISLPSVVLGIMILSNLLNIVLDPLFIFYFKMGIKGAALSTIVSVIIGIAIQFFYLSKNSFYVKLKMKAKVIKKVLKKGIFASLHLLYRIGSMLVLIKFVGTISQEAISSYSVVIRIYQILLFMVFGLANTSFVIVGQNYGAKNYDRAKSGAFSVILFGILLVGGLNVLIYLFKEPILSVFVENTEVKRIAESVMFFYFISYPFVVASTIAARSSMALHDTKRPSMVNLVNLWFFMLPLAYILQKFYGLDGIWSAIAISNFTSFIANGMILIFNLKRVRDEGFVI